Proteins co-encoded in one Methylomonas albis genomic window:
- a CDS encoding DEAD/DEAH box helicase produces the protein MLFSELGLSEQLLKAVAEQGYETPTPIQAQAIPVILQGRDVLAGAQTGTGKTAGFTLPLLQLLQEQPLPQKPRPVRVLILTPTRELAMQVFESVRTYGKHLPFFAEAIFGGVSINPQIQKIQRGTDIIVATPGRLLDLIQQQHLDLSKVEHFVLDEADRMLDMGFIRDIRRIIALLPSRRQNLMFSATYAPEISALAEQILNDPVEISVAKRNAAADTVSQLVYGIQREYKRELLSYLIGNGNWQQVLVFVRTKHGADRLAKQLIKDGIRCAALHGDKSQGARVRALEEFKNGSITALIATDIAARGLDIDQLPHVVNFDLPQVAEDYVHRIGRTGRAGAEGQAVSLVDPEEAYLLAAIEKLLKRPIPRVDDTGYPNVSLEVTNSKPKPQTTQPSKPARRPQNGRSAEQGKRAPSSRKPRQQVAKPR, from the coding sequence ATGTTATTTTCAGAATTGGGTTTGTCCGAGCAGCTTCTCAAAGCTGTTGCCGAGCAAGGCTATGAAACCCCGACACCGATTCAGGCGCAGGCCATTCCGGTCATTTTGCAAGGCCGCGATGTCCTCGCCGGCGCCCAAACCGGCACTGGCAAAACCGCTGGATTTACCTTGCCTTTACTGCAGTTGTTGCAGGAACAACCGCTTCCGCAAAAGCCGCGTCCGGTTCGGGTATTGATTTTAACGCCGACTCGCGAATTGGCGATGCAGGTTTTTGAAAGCGTCAGAACCTACGGCAAGCATTTACCGTTTTTTGCAGAAGCCATTTTCGGTGGCGTCAGTATTAATCCACAGATTCAAAAAATACAGCGCGGTACCGATATTATCGTTGCTACGCCTGGTCGATTGCTGGACTTGATTCAGCAACAGCATCTGGATTTGTCTAAGGTTGAACATTTTGTACTCGATGAAGCTGATCGCATGCTGGACATGGGCTTTATTCGCGATATTCGCAGAATCATTGCTTTGCTGCCCAGTAGACGCCAGAATCTGATGTTTTCGGCAACGTATGCCCCGGAAATTAGCGCGCTAGCGGAACAAATTCTCAACGATCCTGTAGAAATCTCGGTCGCGAAGCGCAATGCTGCGGCTGATACTGTCTCCCAGTTGGTCTACGGCATTCAGCGCGAATATAAACGCGAATTGCTGTCCTATCTGATAGGCAATGGCAATTGGCAGCAAGTGTTGGTGTTCGTCCGTACCAAACACGGCGCGGATCGTTTGGCCAAGCAGTTGATCAAGGATGGCATACGTTGCGCGGCCTTGCATGGTGACAAGAGCCAGGGCGCTCGGGTGCGAGCCTTGGAGGAGTTTAAAAACGGTTCTATTACCGCGCTGATTGCCACCGACATCGCTGCGCGCGGCTTGGACATTGATCAATTGCCGCATGTGGTGAATTTCGATTTACCACAAGTGGCGGAAGATTATGTGCATCGAATCGGCCGTACCGGTCGCGCTGGCGCCGAAGGTCAGGCAGTTTCGTTAGTCGATCCGGAAGAGGCCTATCTATTGGCCGCTATCGAAAAATTGTTGAAAAGGCCGATCCCGCGAGTCGATGATACCGGCTATCCCAACGTGTCTTTGGAGGTTACCAATAGCAAGCCGAAACCGCAAACGACACAGCCGAGCAAGCCGGCAAGACGGCCGCAGAACGGCCGGTCGGCGGAACAGGGTAAACGTGCGCCAAGTTCTCGTAAACCACGTCAGCAAGTGGCTAAACCTCGCTGA
- a CDS encoding PilZ domain-containing protein, with amino-acid sequence MSFEKRIHRRVKPRGLQAGIIFNSRTSREISLNAEILDISYSGIRVKLQNPISPDVAGKVKITMVLPESGTPFSVHGILKHQHVDSECGLHYIDHVEGSIDDLMFECVELDDTTVLIKTA; translated from the coding sequence ATGAGTTTCGAGAAACGAATTCACCGTAGAGTAAAACCTAGAGGCCTGCAAGCAGGCATTATTTTCAATAGCAGAACATCCCGGGAGATTTCGCTGAATGCGGAAATTCTGGATATCAGCTACAGCGGCATCCGGGTTAAACTCCAAAACCCCATCAGTCCCGATGTTGCCGGCAAAGTTAAAATCACCATGGTATTGCCTGAATCCGGAACGCCTTTCAGTGTACACGGCATTCTGAAACATCAACATGTCGACTCAGAGTGCGGTCTGCACTATATCGACCACGTCGAAGGCTCTATCGACGACCTGATGTTTGAATGCGTGGAACTGGACGACACCACCGTGCTGATCAAAACCGCTTAA
- a CDS encoding TPR end-of-group domain-containing protein: MSLLSSFKKRSTLDAAIKQVAQARKSEGSKAEQLYKGAYQGFANVIADHLIVSEALYHWGFALLHEARTQEPKLAIEIYEDAISKFSFCLLISPNYLGAAIDGGVAFMELARISSDAAKPDLYDLAEDFFEKACGIQKGSAAYNLACVYALRGDNDACLAALQTARDFGSLPDEQNILQDEDMADVINANWFKEFMDEVRATPAPEKTRIKDIEINVEPGFKLEKKEDFDYYS; encoded by the coding sequence ATGTCGCTATTGAGTTCATTTAAAAAGCGTTCCACCCTGGACGCGGCGATTAAGCAAGTTGCCCAGGCCCGTAAAAGCGAAGGCAGCAAAGCCGAGCAACTATACAAGGGTGCGTATCAAGGCTTTGCCAATGTGATTGCTGATCATTTGATTGTTTCCGAAGCGCTGTATCATTGGGGATTTGCTTTATTGCACGAAGCCCGGACTCAAGAGCCGAAATTGGCTATTGAAATATACGAAGATGCTATTTCCAAGTTTTCTTTTTGTTTGCTGATTTCGCCAAATTATTTGGGGGCCGCGATAGACGGCGGGGTGGCGTTTATGGAATTGGCCCGCATCAGTTCCGACGCGGCGAAGCCTGACCTTTACGATTTGGCGGAAGATTTTTTCGAGAAGGCCTGTGGTATTCAAAAAGGCAGCGCGGCTTACAATCTGGCCTGCGTTTATGCTTTGCGCGGCGATAACGACGCCTGTTTGGCCGCGTTGCAAACTGCCAGGGACTTTGGCAGCTTACCCGACGAACAAAATATATTGCAAGACGAAGACATGGCTGACGTTATCAACGCCAATTGGTTTAAGGAGTTTATGGATGAGGTTCGCGCCACGCCTGCACCGGAAAAAACTAGAATCAAGGATATTGAAATCAATGTGGAGCCGGGCTTCAAACTGGAGAAAAAAGAGGATTTCGATTATTACTCTTAA
- a CDS encoding HvfX family Cu-binding RiPP maturation protein — MNNTSFASLMAVVIDKLPGIMQLSQRSCDTAKCVDFLAPLLLRLYLAPVFWMAGTKKFANFSDTAEWFGNAEWGLGLPAPYVLVFLVALFEIVGALFLLFGFATRPITMPLIVIMVVAAVSAHLKNGWLAIAAGSGIFATERTIGAIERLERAKEILQVQGDYQWLSENGVLVILNNGIEFAATYFVMLLALFFLGGGRFVSVDYWLARKYLPELAPRV, encoded by the coding sequence ATGAATAATACGTCTTTTGCTTCGTTAATGGCGGTGGTTATCGATAAGCTACCGGGGATTATGCAACTGTCCCAACGCAGTTGCGATACCGCTAAATGTGTGGATTTTTTGGCGCCGCTGTTACTGCGGCTTTATTTGGCGCCGGTATTTTGGATGGCGGGCACTAAAAAATTCGCAAACTTTTCCGACACGGCTGAATGGTTTGGTAACGCCGAATGGGGTTTGGGTTTGCCGGCGCCTTATGTGTTGGTGTTTCTGGTGGCGTTATTTGAAATTGTCGGGGCCTTGTTTTTGTTATTCGGCTTCGCCACGCGACCGATTACCATGCCCTTGATAGTTATCATGGTGGTAGCAGCCGTTAGCGCGCACCTCAAAAATGGTTGGCTGGCCATTGCAGCCGGCAGCGGTATTTTCGCCACCGAACGCACGATAGGTGCGATAGAGCGTTTGGAGCGGGCCAAGGAAATTTTACAGGTTCAAGGCGACTATCAATGGCTTAGCGAGAATGGCGTCTTGGTGATATTGAATAACGGGATTGAATTTGCCGCCACCTATTTCGTGATGTTGCTGGCGCTATTTTTTCTGGGCGGCGGCAGGTTCGTCAGTGTTGATTATTGGCTGGCGCGCAAATACTTGCCTGAACTAGCACCCAGGGTCTAA
- a CDS encoding cupin domain-containing protein, giving the protein MFSKPNIRIERIVSKGHSSAKDEWYDQNQDEWVMLLQGEARLTFALSAPVDLKPGDYLLIPAHCRHRVDWTHPDIESIWLAIHIFAEPVAE; this is encoded by the coding sequence TTGTTTAGCAAACCTAATATTCGCATCGAGCGCATCGTTTCCAAGGGCCATAGCAGCGCCAAAGACGAATGGTACGATCAAAATCAGGACGAGTGGGTGATGTTGTTACAAGGCGAAGCACGGCTGACATTCGCCCTATCCGCGCCTGTCGACCTGAAGCCGGGCGACTATTTGCTGATTCCGGCGCATTGCCGGCATAGGGTGGATTGGACCCATCCGGACATTGAATCTATATGGCTGGCAATCCATATTTTCGCGGAGCCGGTTGCGGAATAA
- a CDS encoding response regulator — MKQRFPRISAFGLVIAASLVGVLGFAALMGLSLQQERDNHIEHARIETANIALVLEGHALATIQKIDLILKDLQRHIRLDDMRSSQFDNAIENHAMQALLKEKADDIQQAAVIEIGGIQIFNTNGDCIYSSIDAQPAINVADKESFQFHRDHRQTGLHISPPEISRTLGIWHISLTRRVDFPDGGFAGYVNVIVQLSSFENFYATLNLGEHGAVLLRDEQMRLWARHPHLEANLGKTMPNHPLHQYIAQGMTHGFYLQASPADGVKRLYSFRRVGDYPLYVLAAIAEQDYLAEWWKHLVWYGAAGLVILIASLVLALVARHSRLKWQNNERNYRYIIENAPVGIFQRDFAGHYSFLNLTLARQLECDSVDAFLQRYVPAEKLWVDLNQLKLFYQLLQTDKEVRGFEAQAVLISGQTKWFSMSAYLDEESGQINGFTLDITERKQVEEQLKTSEERLRLTMDVAQIGVFDWDVKKDSFEMSPIYFTMLGYQAKPGSGDRNEWLERLHPDDRAGIAEKIAAVLSKRANAYSYEARMRHANGSYRWISVKAFCVQRGEDDMVTRILGIRMDITDRKHYEVELEHYKNHLEHLVNERTTELLDARKQADNANLAKSDFLANMSHEIRTPMNAIIGLTQLALDTELNRKQHDYLSKVLNSSRALLDILNDILDYSKIEAGRIDIEAIDFSLEEILRATADLFSIRADEKGLELFIDMALDVPDQLQGDPLRLSQIINNLVGNAIKFTQHGEVHLRVETQERTDDAIRLRFAVRDTGIGITTEQAGQLFQPFAQADASITRKFGGTGLGLTISKRLVELMEGEITLESEPESGSIFAFTVRLGLPAGISSSEQTQDRRLQGLCPMRTLVVDDQETSLTILRSILESWQFEVMTAGSGETGLRLFTEAARCGKPFELLLLDWKMPGMNGLELAETIAHSEHNSRPPISIMITAYEREALAKSAGNIRVDAIIAKPVTPSSLLNTLIQLQRNKTNQPVPVAEVFNATRTTLAAIRGARILLVEDNQLNQQVAQEFLIKGGLEVTTANNGLEALDWLEKSSFDAVLMDLHMPVLDGLEAARRIRQSAAFKELPIIAMTAAAMNQDKEACVAAGMNDHIAKPVEPEELANALARWIKPKTAAAQQEKAADITTDTKAIAKLESNLPGVAVQAALARLGGNIALYRRLLLAFAEQHQNAATLLRQRLADGDLEQLFFVAHSLKGEAGNLGFGALQSSADQLCRMLKSGEEKNLMEQTEVLVQKCEAALLLLSQPEANANDRLLASSINPEELFKNASLIPDLKKLLRQLKAKNLDARYSVTDLVRKIGDHELALEFAEIAQATHELRYDAALIALEKLLERNSWTDHE; from the coding sequence ATGAAACAACGTTTTCCAAGAATATCCGCTTTTGGTTTGGTGATCGCTGCGAGTTTGGTCGGTGTCTTAGGATTTGCCGCGCTGATGGGCTTGAGCCTGCAGCAAGAGCGCGATAACCACATAGAACACGCGCGTATCGAAACGGCAAATATCGCTCTGGTTCTGGAGGGGCATGCGCTGGCCACGATACAAAAAATCGATCTGATTCTGAAAGATCTTCAGCGGCATATTCGACTCGACGACATGCGCAGCAGCCAGTTCGATAACGCCATTGAAAACCATGCTATGCAAGCCTTGCTGAAGGAAAAGGCCGACGATATTCAGCAAGCGGCGGTGATCGAAATCGGCGGAATCCAGATATTCAATACCAACGGCGATTGTATCTACAGCTCCATCGATGCTCAGCCAGCCATCAATGTCGCCGACAAAGAAAGCTTTCAATTTCATAGGGATCATCGCCAGACTGGCTTACACATTTCCCCGCCGGAAATATCCCGTACCCTGGGCATCTGGCATATCTCCCTGACCCGGCGTGTCGATTTTCCCGATGGCGGCTTTGCCGGATACGTTAACGTCATTGTGCAATTGAGTTCGTTCGAAAATTTTTACGCGACGCTGAACCTTGGCGAGCACGGCGCGGTTTTACTCCGCGACGAACAGATGAGGCTTTGGGCTCGCCATCCGCATCTGGAAGCCAATCTAGGCAAAACCATGCCTAACCACCCCCTGCACCAATACATTGCCCAGGGCATGACCCACGGTTTCTATCTACAGGCCAGCCCGGCCGATGGCGTCAAACGCCTCTATAGTTTTCGGCGGGTCGGCGATTATCCCTTGTACGTGCTGGCCGCCATCGCCGAACAGGATTATCTGGCCGAGTGGTGGAAACATTTAGTTTGGTACGGCGCGGCCGGACTCGTCATCTTGATCGCTTCGTTAGTGTTAGCCTTGGTTGCGCGACACAGCCGTTTGAAATGGCAGAACAACGAAAGAAATTACCGCTACATCATCGAGAATGCACCTGTCGGCATTTTTCAGAGAGATTTTGCAGGACACTATAGCTTTCTGAATCTCACTTTGGCACGCCAATTGGAATGCGATTCCGTCGACGCCTTTCTGCAACGTTATGTTCCGGCCGAGAAGCTATGGGTCGATCTCAATCAATTGAAGTTGTTTTATCAGTTGCTGCAGACAGATAAAGAGGTGCGCGGCTTTGAAGCGCAAGCGGTGCTCATATCCGGACAAACCAAATGGTTCTCGATGTCCGCCTACCTGGATGAAGAAAGCGGACAGATCAACGGTTTTACGCTCGACATTACCGAGCGCAAGCAAGTCGAAGAGCAGCTCAAAACATCGGAAGAGCGTCTGCGTTTGACGATGGATGTGGCACAAATCGGCGTTTTCGATTGGGATGTCAAAAAGGACAGTTTCGAGATGTCACCGATTTATTTCACGATGCTGGGCTATCAAGCAAAACCCGGTTCGGGTGATCGTAACGAATGGCTGGAGCGCCTCCATCCGGACGACAGGGCCGGCATCGCCGAAAAAATTGCTGCCGTATTGTCGAAACGGGCCAATGCCTATAGTTACGAAGCCAGGATGCGCCATGCCAACGGCAGCTATCGTTGGATAAGTGTTAAAGCGTTCTGCGTGCAACGCGGCGAAGACGACATGGTCACCCGCATCCTGGGCATACGCATGGACATCACCGACCGTAAACACTACGAAGTCGAATTGGAGCACTACAAAAACCATCTCGAACACCTGGTAAACGAGCGCACGACGGAGTTGTTGGACGCCAGAAAACAAGCCGACAATGCCAACCTGGCCAAATCCGATTTCTTGGCGAACATGAGCCACGAAATACGCACACCAATGAACGCCATCATCGGCCTGACGCAACTGGCACTGGATACCGAACTGAACCGGAAGCAACACGATTACCTCAGCAAGGTATTGAATTCGTCGCGAGCCTTGCTGGATATTCTCAACGACATTCTCGATTACTCGAAAATCGAAGCCGGGCGCATAGACATCGAGGCCATCGATTTCAGTTTGGAAGAAATACTACGGGCGACGGCAGACTTATTCTCCATACGTGCCGATGAAAAAGGTCTTGAGCTGTTCATCGATATGGCGCTGGATGTGCCCGATCAGCTGCAGGGCGACCCGCTCCGCCTCAGCCAGATCATTAACAACCTGGTCGGTAACGCCATTAAATTCACCCAACATGGCGAAGTCCACCTTCGCGTCGAGACGCAGGAAAGGACCGACGATGCCATACGCCTGCGTTTTGCGGTGAGAGATACCGGCATCGGCATCACGACCGAACAAGCCGGCCAACTGTTTCAGCCTTTCGCGCAGGCCGACGCCAGTATCACCCGCAAATTCGGCGGCACCGGCTTGGGGCTGACGATCTCGAAACGCCTGGTGGAATTGATGGAGGGAGAAATCACCCTGGAGAGCGAACCCGAATCCGGCAGTATCTTTGCCTTTACGGTTCGACTAGGCCTGCCAGCCGGCATTTCGTCAAGCGAGCAGACACAGGACCGGCGTTTACAGGGTTTATGCCCCATGCGCACCCTGGTGGTCGACGACCAGGAAACCTCGCTGACGATACTGCGCTCGATTCTGGAAAGTTGGCAATTCGAGGTGATGACGGCCGGTTCGGGCGAAACAGGTTTGCGCTTGTTTACCGAAGCGGCGCGATGCGGCAAACCCTTCGAGCTGTTGTTATTGGATTGGAAAATGCCCGGCATGAACGGTCTGGAGCTGGCCGAGACCATAGCCCATAGCGAGCATAACAGCCGGCCGCCAATATCCATCATGATCACGGCTTATGAGCGCGAGGCGCTGGCCAAGTCGGCCGGCAACATACGAGTGGATGCGATCATCGCCAAGCCGGTCACGCCCTCCAGCCTGCTCAACACCCTGATCCAACTGCAACGAAACAAAACCAACCAGCCTGTTCCCGTCGCCGAAGTATTCAACGCCACCCGCACCACGCTGGCAGCCATCCGCGGCGCTCGGATCTTGCTGGTCGAGGATAATCAACTCAATCAACAGGTGGCGCAGGAATTTCTGATTAAAGGCGGTCTGGAGGTCACGACTGCCAACAATGGCCTGGAGGCCTTGGATTGGCTGGAGAAATCCAGTTTCGATGCGGTGTTGATGGACCTGCATATGCCGGTGCTGGACGGCCTGGAGGCTGCCCGCAGGATACGCCAATCGGCAGCGTTTAAGGAATTGCCCATCATCGCGATGACTGCTGCGGCGATGAATCAGGATAAAGAGGCCTGCGTAGCGGCCGGCATGAATGACCACATCGCCAAGCCGGTCGAACCGGAAGAACTTGCCAATGCGCTGGCGAGGTGGATCAAACCCAAAACCGCTGCGGCGCAACAGGAAAAAGCTGCCGACATTACCACGGATACCAAGGCAATTGCCAAACTCGAGAGCAATCTGCCAGGCGTGGCGGTGCAAGCGGCTTTGGCCCGGCTGGGAGGCAATATCGCCCTTTACCGGCGCCTATTGCTCGCGTTTGCCGAACAGCATCAGAACGCTGCAACGCTATTGCGCCAACGGCTTGCCGATGGCGATTTGGAGCAACTGTTTTTCGTCGCTCACAGCCTGAAAGGCGAGGCCGGCAATTTAGGTTTCGGCGCTCTACAATCCTCGGCTGACCAACTTTGCCGGATGCTCAAAAGCGGTGAGGAGAAGAATTTGATGGAGCAAACGGAAGTCCTTGTACAGAAATGCGAGGCAGCACTGCTTTTATTAAGTCAGCCTGAAGCAAATGCTAACGATAGACTGCTTGCCTCATCGATCAATCCGGAAGAACTGTTTAAAAATGCTAGCCTGATTCCCGACCTAAAGAAATTGCTGCGCCAGCTGAAAGCTAAGAATCTGGATGCCCGATATTCGGTCACCGATCTCGTCCGCAAGATAGGCGATCACGAACTAGCCTTGGAATTTGCGGAAATTGCGCAAGCGACACACGAATTGCGCTACGATGCAGCATTAATTGCATTAGAGAAACTCTTAGAACGCAATAGCTGGACAGACCATGAATAA
- a CDS encoding DUF1415 domain-containing protein, with protein MTNQQIIAATQAWLKTFVIEYNICPFARREQEKNSIRYQVVPSNSIEDSLEAVITECVHLDSEPDTETTLLIFTDAFADFEDFLDLLAIAEQLLIDQGYEGIYQLASFHPDYCFAQTPENDPSNYTNRSPYPMLHLIREDSIEKAVASHPDPEGIPERNIALTRELGLEKLRAIVNACYQQ; from the coding sequence ATGACTAACCAACAAATTATCGCCGCTACGCAGGCTTGGCTAAAAACTTTTGTTATTGAATACAATATCTGCCCGTTTGCCCGCCGCGAGCAGGAGAAAAACAGTATTCGCTATCAGGTCGTGCCGAGCAACAGCATTGAGGATAGCCTGGAAGCGGTAATTACCGAGTGCGTGCATCTCGATTCCGAGCCCGACACCGAGACCACCTTGTTAATTTTTACCGACGCGTTTGCCGACTTTGAGGATTTCCTGGATTTACTGGCTATCGCCGAGCAATTGCTGATCGATCAAGGTTACGAAGGCATCTATCAATTGGCCAGTTTTCACCCGGACTATTGCTTCGCGCAAACGCCGGAAAACGACCCCAGCAATTATACCAACCGCTCCCCCTACCCGATGCTGCATCTGATTCGCGAAGACAGCATTGAAAAAGCCGTCGCCAGTCATCCCGACCCGGAGGGTATCCCAGAGCGCAATATAGCGCTTACCCGTGAATTGGGCCTGGAAAAATTGCGGGCGATTGTAAATGCCTGCTACCAACAGTAG
- a CDS encoding response regulator, with amino-acid sequence MNNQDKRPKILIVDDSLNNIEVLSNILGKGYSTRFASDGSEALALISRDAPDLILLDVVMPGIDGFEVCKQLKANLATRDIPVIFLTSLDSAVDEECGLSLGAEDFIHKPASAPVVLARVRNHLTLATTRRELKQHNENLEQLVAERTEELFRKDRQLIAAQSSIIAAFCALAEVRDNETGNHIRRTQRYVKLLAERLRTNARYSLSDGAIELLFKSAPLHDIGKVAIPDAILLKPGKLSPDEWQIMKTHCEEGRSAILSAARDFGDGDWSFLNYAVEIAYCHHERWDGAGYPQGLSGEQIPLSARLMAVADVYDALISKRVYKEAYPHEEAVRLIAKGRGTHFDPDITDAFLAIAEAFDETAQHYKDVGDAKPAMETEEHSLSAKS; translated from the coding sequence ATGAATAACCAAGATAAACGACCAAAAATCCTGATCGTAGACGACTCCTTAAATAATATCGAGGTGTTGAGCAACATCTTGGGCAAGGGATACAGCACCCGCTTTGCCAGCGATGGCTCCGAGGCTTTGGCGCTGATTAGCCGGGACGCGCCGGACCTGATATTGCTGGATGTCGTCATGCCGGGCATCGACGGCTTCGAGGTTTGTAAGCAACTTAAAGCCAACCTCGCGACTCGCGATATTCCGGTGATTTTTCTGACCAGCTTGGATAGCGCCGTGGACGAGGAGTGTGGCCTCTCGCTGGGCGCCGAGGATTTTATTCACAAACCGGCATCCGCACCGGTGGTGTTGGCCCGGGTCCGTAATCATCTGACCCTGGCCACCACCAGGCGCGAGCTGAAACAGCATAACGAAAATCTTGAGCAATTAGTGGCCGAGCGCACGGAAGAGTTGTTCCGCAAAGATAGGCAGCTGATCGCCGCGCAAAGCTCCATCATCGCGGCTTTTTGTGCGTTGGCGGAGGTCAGGGACAACGAGACCGGCAACCATATACGCCGTACCCAACGATACGTAAAGCTGTTGGCCGAACGGTTGCGCACCAATGCTCGCTATAGTCTCTCCGATGGCGCCATCGAACTGTTGTTTAAATCCGCGCCTCTGCACGACATCGGCAAGGTTGCCATTCCCGATGCGATACTTCTAAAGCCGGGAAAACTATCGCCGGATGAATGGCAGATTATGAAAACCCACTGCGAGGAGGGAAGGTCTGCCATCTTGTCGGCGGCACGGGATTTTGGTGACGGCGACTGGTCATTTTTGAATTACGCGGTGGAGATTGCTTATTGCCACCATGAAAGATGGGATGGCGCCGGTTATCCGCAAGGGCTTTCGGGAGAGCAAATCCCGCTTAGCGCCCGGTTGATGGCAGTCGCCGACGTTTACGACGCTCTGATCAGCAAACGCGTTTATAAAGAAGCGTATCCCCACGAAGAAGCTGTACGGCTGATCGCTAAAGGCCGGGGAACTCACTTCGATCCGGATATCACCGATGCCTTTTTGGCTATCGCCGAAGCATTCGATGAAACCGCTCAGCACTACAAGGATGTCGGCGACGCAAAGCCTGCCATGGAAACCGAAGAGCATTCACTATCAGCTAAATCCTGA
- a CDS encoding DUF2288 domain-containing protein, whose protein sequence is MTDALPNLEKAKVNLETSSIPWAELQRFFAAGLAISVAEGLDLVEVAYQFSQDNKTQVEQWLTAGQIGHVSDRQAGEWISANSSVWAVVVRPWVLVQASICAPANNQH, encoded by the coding sequence ATGACCGACGCGCTCCCAAACCTGGAAAAAGCCAAGGTGAATTTAGAGACTTCGTCCATTCCCTGGGCCGAGTTGCAAAGATTTTTCGCGGCCGGGCTGGCGATCTCGGTAGCGGAGGGACTGGATCTGGTCGAAGTGGCTTATCAGTTCTCCCAGGACAATAAAACCCAAGTCGAACAGTGGCTGACTGCCGGCCAAATCGGTCATGTTTCGGATCGACAGGCCGGCGAATGGATCAGCGCCAACAGCTCAGTCTGGGCTGTTGTGGTTAGACCCTGGGTGCTAGTTCAGGCAAGTATTTGCGCGCCAGCCAATAATCAACACTGA